In the Bartonella apihabitans genome, GCGCGACTGGTGGCTCCCCGTTCCCCACGACTTTTAATATTGGCGACGAATGCCCGCCAAATTTGATTGTGGCCGCGCTGGAAAAGAATGCTGTGGTAGGAGAGGAAAAAGAAGCCTCTAAGCCGGATAAAAAAGAAACGCCTAAATCAGTGGAAAAAGAAGCCTCTAAACCGGATAAAAAAGAAGACGCTGAGCCGACAGAACAATCGGAACAGACAAGTCCGAAAAACAATAAGGCCTAAGAGAGATGACGCCAATACGTGTCAAACCACCATCCGGCCTCCCTGTTTCGCTTGATGAATTGAAAAAAGCTGCCAATGTCGATTTTCCCGATGATGACGTATTGTTAGAAACATATCTTAAAGCAGCCGTTGAATATTTGGACGGATGGAACGGCATATTAGGCCGCGCAATTCTTAAACAAACGTATGAATTAACTATCAGTGAGTTGTGCGGCAGGCTGATAGACATCCCCTTCTCGCCGATCAGCGACGTGGCGATAACATACTCCCGCGATGGCAATGTTTGCACAGTATCGACAGACGATTACAGAATTGTAGCTACAGTAAATGGCACCGAGATTTATTTAAACCAAACCGAACCGCTTTTAGTGCCATTAACAGTAACATTCACGACTGGTTTTGGTGATGACGCGAAAGACGTTCCGAACGCTATCAAAGTCGCAATATTACTGCTCGCATGCCACTGGTATGAACACCGCGAGGCAGCCACAAGCACGGTGCAAACTAAACTGCCTTTTGCTGTCGATGCGCTAATCGCTCCATATCGGAGAATTTGTTATTAGAAGGACAAAAAATGGCTAACGGGGCAGCTTCATTCATCTGTAATTTTGCTTTTTTTGCCCGTGAAAAGGTGAACGATGGCATGGGTAACACACGCGGGAAATGGGTTCCGAAGTTTACCACGAAAGCAGCGATAACATTTCGACAGGGTAGCGAGACAGTTCAGGCAGCGAGATTGGAAGGAAAACAGCCCGCTTTCCTCACAATCCGTAGCTTCCAAGCAGCGAAAGACATAACAACCGAATGGTGTTGCTGTGACGCGCGAGAAACGACATTCGATGCTGCCAAGGGCAAGTTCAACGGCCGCGTATATAATATTCGGGCAATCAATCGCGACCCGATAACCCGCCATTATTATCGTCTCACCATTGAGAGCGGCGTCGCGGTCTAGGAAAAGCTCATGTGGATAAAAATCACAGCACCGTTCCAATGGCGGCCGAATGCGAGACAGATTTATGTTTACCGTGTCGGCAACAGCTATTCAGTAACACACGTATGCGGGAAGCTTGCCATAGAAAGCGGTTGTGCTGTTAAAATCACCGCCCCTACCAAACAGGATCGCGAAAAATGGGCTACAAAGTAACTCTGCTTGGCCGTGCCCGTTTGGAACGCAGGCTTAACGCCATCCCAAAGGTTACAAAAGACCTTGTGAAAAAGGACATGGAGAAAATCGCCCAAGAGATTGTCGACAAAATGAAAGCGATTGTGCCCGTTGACACTGGGGAACTGCGTAATTCAATCGGCTGGACTTGGGGGCGGCCGCCGAAAGGCTCAACTGCTTTCGCGGTGGCGAAAAACACGCTCGGAAGCGAAATGACTTTAACAATCTACGCCGGTAACGAAGCAACGCTGGTTAAAAGCGCGAATGGCCGTCGCCCTTATTTGCAGAAAGCATGGATAGTCGAGTTTGGCACATCCAGAACACCTGCCCAACCTTATTTCAGACCGGTTTGGAAAACGGAAAGAAAGCGCGTCAAGTCGAAGGTGCGTAGCGCTGTGAAAAAAGCGGTAAAGGCAACACAATGATGAAAGCTGCTACTAGTGAATTGCAAAAAGCGATCATACAAACGCTTTCAGACGATGCGGATGTCAAAGAAATCGTTGATGGTCGGGTATTTGATAGCGTTTCGTCGAAGGCCGAATATCCTTATATTTCTTTAGGCCCCATGACCAGTGACACGACACTTGCCGATTGTCTGGAGCTCGACAACATCTCAATCCAGATTGACGTGTGGTCTCGCGATGTCTCGTCCGCCGAAATGCGCGAACTAGCCAATGCAGTCCGGCGGGCTCTAACGAAATCCGATCTCATTTTGGAGAAAAACGGCCTTGTGCTGTTCAATCACGAAAGTACGCGTGAATTGCGCGACCCGGATGGTCTGACATCTCACGCAGCCGTCAATTTCGAAGCGGTCGTGCAACGTTTCGATTAATAACCACCCCACATTTTAACAACCAACAGCCGCCTTTTCAGAGCGGCTTTTTTTATGGAGAAAAATATGGCTCAAGCGACCACTATCAAGGGCGGCAAGGTTCGCGTTTTCATCGGGAACGATGCCGACCCAATCGTTTATTCTAATCTGTGTGGCCTTACATCGCGATCAATCGATTTGAAAAAAGGAACGTCGGACGAGCGCATCCCCGACTGTGGTGCACCCGACAAGGTCGACTGGTTGGCGCGTAACGCTACTAGCCTTGCATTTGATATCGATGGAGAAGGAGTACTTGCAGCGGAGAGCATCTCAACATGGTATGACGCGTGGCAAAGCGTCAACCCGGTAAACGTTAAAATTGAATTAGTGTTTCCGGACACAACGTTTACCTGGACGGGGAAAATGTTAGTCGACACTTTCAAAATCACCGCATCAAACGGCGAAACGGTGAAGGCATCAATTAGCATGAAAAGCGACGGCGAAATGGTTGTGGCAAAAACACCGACAGCGTCGCAAGGCAGTGATTTGTGATGGCTAATAGAAGCAGCAAAATTTCGTTACCTTTTGGAGACGATACGCATGTCTTCAAGCTTGGCTATGGACAATTGAAAGAGCTTCAAGACACTGTCGATGCAGGCCCGTTTGTGATTTTTGACAGCCTCCTCAAAAACACATGGAAAATCGAATACATCCGCGAAACAATCCGTTGTGGGCTTGTTGGTGGCGGAATGTCGGGCATTGACGCAATTCGCATGGTAAAAACCTATGTCGAAGACGTGGAAAGCTATCCACTCCAGCCAAACGTTTTGATCGCCGCTGCTATTCTTAACGCTGCGCTGATAGGCGCGGCGGAGGAAGATGTCGGAAAAAAAAACGAAACGGCGGGGGAGAAAGTCTCGCGCCGCTCGAAAACGGGAAAATAAGATTTGCCCAGCTTTACGGCGCCGGAGCGGTGATGGGCTTTTCGCCAGCCCAGATTGACGCAA is a window encoding:
- a CDS encoding head-tail connector protein; the encoded protein is MTPIRVKPPSGLPVSLDELKKAANVDFPDDDVLLETYLKAAVEYLDGWNGILGRAILKQTYELTISELCGRLIDIPFSPISDVAITYSRDGNVCTVSTDDYRIVATVNGTEIYLNQTEPLLVPLTVTFTTGFGDDAKDVPNAIKVAILLLACHWYEHREAATSTVQTKLPFAVDALIAPYRRICY
- a CDS encoding head-tail adaptor protein, translating into MANGAASFICNFAFFAREKVNDGMGNTRGKWVPKFTTKAAITFRQGSETVQAARLEGKQPAFLTIRSFQAAKDITTEWCCCDARETTFDAAKGKFNGRVYNIRAINRDPITRHYYRLTIESGVAV
- a CDS encoding HK97-gp10 family putative phage morphogenesis protein; amino-acid sequence: MGYKVTLLGRARLERRLNAIPKVTKDLVKKDMEKIAQEIVDKMKAIVPVDTGELRNSIGWTWGRPPKGSTAFAVAKNTLGSEMTLTIYAGNEATLVKSANGRRPYLQKAWIVEFGTSRTPAQPYFRPVWKTERKRVKSKVRSAVKKAVKATQ
- a CDS encoding DUF3168 domain-containing protein, whose protein sequence is MMKAATSELQKAIIQTLSDDADVKEIVDGRVFDSVSSKAEYPYISLGPMTSDTTLADCLELDNISIQIDVWSRDVSSAEMRELANAVRRALTKSDLILEKNGLVLFNHESTRELRDPDGLTSHAAVNFEAVVQRFD
- a CDS encoding phage tail tube protein, with amino-acid sequence MAQATTIKGGKVRVFIGNDADPIVYSNLCGLTSRSIDLKKGTSDERIPDCGAPDKVDWLARNATSLAFDIDGEGVLAAESISTWYDAWQSVNPVNVKIELVFPDTTFTWTGKMLVDTFKITASNGETVKASISMKSDGEMVVAKTPTASQGSDL
- a CDS encoding gene transfer agent family protein; its protein translation is MANRSSKISLPFGDDTHVFKLGYGQLKELQDTVDAGPFVIFDSLLKNTWKIEYIRETIRCGLVGGGMSGIDAIRMVKTYVEDVESYPLQPNVLIAAAILNAALIGAAEEDVGKKNETAGEKVSRRSKTGK